From a single Streptomyces sp. 1331.2 genomic region:
- a CDS encoding alpha/beta fold hydrolase, producing MVKTADDRALAVESLGDPRGRPVFLLHGMPGSRVGPHPRSTVLYRLGVRLISYDRPGYGDSTRLFGRRVSAAAADVRTIADEFGLDSFAVLGRSGGGPHALACAALLPERVSRVAVLVGLAPRTATGLDWYAGMTPSNVRAYKEAERGHGRIADAMEFRSRQIKDDPVRLLNGLRTELSPADREVVADSGLRRMLQSNYREAFRHGADGWIDDVLAFTADWGFEVGTIRVPTWLWHGADDQFSPVDHSRWLADHIPGAELFLEPGAAHFGAFRVMTTALAWAAG from the coding sequence ATGGTCAAGACGGCGGACGACCGCGCGCTTGCGGTCGAGTCCCTCGGCGACCCGCGCGGCCGTCCGGTGTTCCTGCTGCACGGGATGCCCGGCAGCCGGGTCGGCCCGCACCCGCGCAGCACCGTGCTGTACCGGCTCGGCGTGCGGCTGATCTCGTACGACCGGCCCGGCTACGGCGACTCGACCCGGCTGTTCGGCCGCCGGGTGAGCGCGGCGGCGGCCGACGTGCGGACCATCGCCGACGAGTTCGGACTGGACAGCTTCGCGGTGCTCGGCCGCTCCGGCGGCGGCCCGCACGCGCTGGCCTGCGCCGCGCTGCTGCCCGAGCGGGTCAGCCGGGTGGCCGTGCTGGTGGGCCTCGCGCCGCGCACCGCGACCGGCCTGGACTGGTACGCGGGGATGACCCCGTCCAACGTCCGCGCCTACAAGGAGGCCGAGCGCGGGCACGGCCGGATCGCCGACGCGATGGAGTTCCGCTCCCGCCAGATCAAGGACGACCCGGTCCGGCTGCTGAACGGGCTGCGCACCGAACTCTCCCCCGCCGACCGGGAGGTGGTGGCCGACAGCGGGCTGCGGCGGATGCTGCAGAGCAACTACCGGGAGGCGTTCCGGCACGGCGCGGACGGCTGGATCGACGACGTGCTGGCCTTCACCGCCGACTGGGGCTTCGAGGTCGGGACGATCCGGGTGCCGACCTGGCTCTGGCACGGCGCGGACGACCAGTTCTCACCGGTCGACCACTCCCGCTGGCTGGCCGACCACATCCCGGGCGCCGAACTGTTCCTGGAGCCCGGCGCCGCGCACTTCGGGGCGTTCCGGGTGATGACCACCGCCCTGGCCTGGGCCGCGGGGTAG
- a CDS encoding DUF397 domain-containing protein — translation MEHLKWQKSSLSGDKAEYIEIASDGDLVYIRQSDDPTHIVTTTRIKFNAWVRGAKAGEFDHFVA, via the coding sequence GTGGAACACCTCAAGTGGCAGAAGTCCAGCCTCAGCGGGGACAAGGCGGAGTACATCGAGATCGCCTCCGACGGCGACCTCGTGTACATCCGCCAGTCCGACGACCCCACCCACATCGTCACCACCACCCGCATCAAGTTCAACGCCTGGGTCCGCGGCGCCAAGGCCGGCGAGTTCGACCACTTCGTCGCCTGA
- a CDS encoding 2-hydroxyacid dehydrogenase: MSERSERTIHGRTPPPVLVTRRLAPGVIERLTARHAVTCHDSDLAMDRAELLAAVRGRRAVLTTLDDRVDAEFLDAAGPGLRIVANHAVGYHNVDLAACAERGVLVSHTPGVLTTATADMAWALLLAATRRLGEGERLLRSGTPWTWAPNFLLGLELSGTPLGVLGMGRIGQAVARRARAFEMPVGYHNRRALPPEQAEGAEWKPLEELLATSTVLVVTCPLSDATRHLLDARRLALLPRGAVVVSMTAGVVDEEALAAALESGALFAAAVDNFEHEPAVPSALLAQERAVLAPHLGSATVATRQAMGGLAVDNVLAVLGGGEPVTPVRA; the protein is encoded by the coding sequence ATGAGCGAGCGCAGCGAGCGAACGATCCACGGGCGCACCCCGCCCCCGGTCCTGGTCACCCGGCGCCTCGCGCCCGGCGTCATCGAACGGCTCACCGCCCGGCACGCCGTCACCTGCCACGACTCCGACCTGGCGATGGACCGGGCCGAACTGCTCGCCGCCGTCCGCGGCCGCCGGGCCGTGCTCACCACCCTGGACGACCGGGTGGACGCCGAGTTCCTGGACGCGGCCGGCCCCGGGCTGCGGATCGTCGCCAACCACGCGGTCGGCTACCACAACGTCGACCTCGCCGCCTGCGCCGAGCGCGGCGTGCTGGTCTCCCACACCCCCGGAGTGCTCACCACCGCCACCGCCGACATGGCCTGGGCGCTGCTGCTGGCGGCCACCCGCCGGCTCGGCGAGGGCGAGCGGCTGCTGCGCTCCGGCACGCCCTGGACCTGGGCGCCGAACTTCCTGCTCGGCCTGGAGCTGTCCGGCACCCCGCTGGGCGTGCTCGGCATGGGCCGGATCGGGCAGGCGGTGGCCCGCCGGGCCCGCGCCTTCGAGATGCCCGTCGGCTACCACAACCGCCGCGCCCTGCCGCCCGAGCAGGCCGAGGGTGCCGAGTGGAAGCCGCTGGAGGAACTGCTCGCCACCTCCACCGTGCTGGTCGTCACCTGCCCGCTCAGCGACGCCACCCGGCACCTGCTGGACGCCCGCCGGCTGGCGCTGCTGCCGCGCGGCGCGGTGGTGGTCAGCATGACCGCCGGGGTGGTGGACGAGGAGGCGCTGGCCGCCGCGCTGGAGTCCGGGGCGTTGTTCGCCGCGGCCGTGGACAACTTCGAGCACGAGCCGGCCGTCCCGTCCGCGCTGCTCGCCCAGGAACGCGCGGTGCTGGCCCCGCACCTGGGCAGCGCCACCGTCGCCACCCGGCAGGCGATGGGCGGCCTGGCGGTGGACAACGTCCTGGCGGTGCTCGGCGGGGGCGAGCCGGTGACGCCGGTCCGGGCCTGA
- a CDS encoding DUF4097 family beta strand repeat-containing protein, with amino-acid sequence MQQFATPAPITAVLDVPAGNVRFIAADRVDTTVEIRPADPGKNRDVRTAEQTTADYTDGLLTIRTAKAGSSPLFGAGCLEITVQLPAGSAVEATTEACELRVVGRLGDLAFTGAHRHTKIDEAANVRLTAVDGDIEIGRLTGPATLTTARGDIRITQADRGTLALTTQSGNITVGAAPGTSAALDAATGHGRISNALRNDGTTTLHIRATTHQGDITARSL; translated from the coding sequence ATGCAGCAGTTCGCCACCCCCGCCCCGATCACCGCCGTCCTGGACGTCCCGGCCGGCAACGTCCGGTTCATCGCCGCCGACCGCGTCGACACCACCGTCGAGATCCGCCCCGCCGACCCGGGCAAGAACCGCGACGTGCGCACCGCCGAGCAGACCACCGCCGACTACACCGACGGCCTGCTGACCATCCGCACCGCCAAGGCCGGCAGCAGCCCCCTCTTCGGCGCCGGCTGCCTGGAGATCACCGTCCAGCTCCCGGCCGGCTCCGCCGTCGAAGCCACCACCGAAGCCTGCGAACTGCGCGTCGTCGGCCGCCTCGGCGACCTCGCCTTCACCGGCGCCCACCGCCACACCAAGATCGACGAAGCCGCGAACGTCCGCCTGACCGCCGTCGACGGCGACATCGAGATCGGCCGCCTCACCGGCCCCGCCACCCTCACCACCGCCCGCGGCGACATCCGCATCACCCAGGCGGACCGCGGCACCCTCGCCCTCACCACCCAGTCCGGCAACATCACCGTCGGCGCCGCCCCCGGTACCTCCGCCGCCCTCGACGCCGCCACCGGCCACGGCCGCATCAGCAACGCCCTGCGCAACGACGGCACCACCACCCTCCACATCCGCGCCACCACCCACCAGGGCGACATCACCGCCCGAAGCCTCTGA
- a CDS encoding aminoglycoside N(3)-acetyltransferase, translated as MLHVQASLHALGPVPGGAAGVIDALLDTLGPDGTLVAYTATPENSATSRIHQAATAGLSPAEAADYQARMPPFDPATTPASPTMGALSEAIRTLPGAHRSRHPQTSWAAVGRLAGEITRRHPDDSHLGADSPLGRLYDLDARVLMIGVPMDRFTAFHLADLRMPDVRLREYRCVGEHGWTSFRAPDLDDLHFGALGEEVLRAARGITTGRIGGADCRLVPVREAVDLAEQFLRKSRFRT; from the coding sequence GTGCTGCACGTCCAGGCGTCCCTGCACGCCCTCGGCCCGGTGCCGGGCGGGGCCGCCGGTGTGATCGACGCCCTGCTCGACACCCTCGGCCCCGACGGCACCCTCGTCGCCTACACGGCCACCCCCGAGAACTCCGCCACCTCGCGCATCCACCAAGCCGCGACCGCCGGTCTCTCCCCGGCGGAAGCAGCCGACTACCAGGCCCGAATGCCCCCCTTCGACCCGGCCACCACCCCGGCCTCCCCCACCATGGGGGCCCTGTCGGAGGCCATCCGCACCCTCCCCGGCGCTCACCGCAGCCGCCACCCGCAGACCTCCTGGGCGGCGGTGGGCCGGCTCGCCGGGGAGATCACCCGCCGCCACCCCGACGACTCCCACCTGGGCGCCGACTCCCCGCTGGGCCGGCTCTACGACCTGGATGCCCGAGTCCTGATGATCGGCGTTCCGATGGACCGCTTCACCGCCTTCCACCTCGCCGACCTACGGATGCCCGACGTGCGGCTACGCGAATACCGCTGCGTCGGGGAGCACGGCTGGACCTCCTTCCGAGCACCCGACCTGGACGACCTCCACTTCGGCGCCCTCGGAGAGGAGGTCCTGCGGGCGGCCCGGGGGATCACCACCGGCCGCATCGGCGGCGCGGACTGCCGCCTCGTGCCGGTTCGCGAGGCGGTCGACCTGGCGGAGCAGTTCCTGCGGAAGTCCCGCTTCCGCACCTGA
- a CDS encoding alpha/beta fold hydrolase: MNTPTWTGRVPVDDTTLAVTDTGGPGRPVVYLNGSYADQSHWKRVIAELGDGYRHISYDERARGKSGTSADYSFESSVRSLDAVLTARGVERPILVGWSYGAMLAIHWAARNPDRVLGAVSVDGAMSHEWLNDATKDRIRTLFRRLSPLFPLCRRLGLAARMSATQHAEINIELNELCAPAALDPVFDRVTVPTRYVLATGGNLGGDPKVMEQIRAGLAPVLARNPNIKLSAKVPSNHSKILRKDYAAVAAAVRELG, encoded by the coding sequence ATGAACACCCCGACGTGGACCGGCCGGGTCCCGGTCGACGACACCACCCTGGCCGTCACTGACACCGGCGGCCCCGGCCGGCCCGTCGTCTACCTCAACGGCTCCTACGCCGACCAGTCCCACTGGAAGCGCGTCATCGCCGAACTCGGCGACGGCTACCGGCACATCAGCTACGACGAGCGCGCCCGCGGCAAGTCCGGGACCTCCGCCGACTACTCCTTCGAGTCCTCCGTCCGCAGCCTCGACGCCGTCCTCACCGCACGAGGAGTCGAACGGCCGATCCTGGTCGGCTGGTCCTACGGCGCCATGCTCGCCATCCACTGGGCCGCCCGGAACCCGGACCGCGTGCTGGGGGCGGTCTCCGTGGACGGCGCGATGTCCCACGAATGGCTGAACGACGCCACCAAGGACCGGATCCGCACACTCTTCCGCCGCCTGAGCCCACTCTTCCCCCTCTGCCGCCGCCTGGGCCTGGCCGCCCGGATGAGTGCCACCCAGCACGCGGAGATCAACATCGAGCTCAACGAGCTCTGCGCACCCGCCGCCCTCGACCCGGTCTTCGACCGCGTCACCGTCCCGACCCGGTACGTCCTCGCCACCGGGGGAAACCTGGGCGGCGACCCCAAGGTGATGGAACAGATCCGCGCCGGCCTCGCCCCCGTACTCGCCCGAAACCCCAACATCAAGCTCAGCGCGAAGGTCCCGAGCAACCACTCCAAGATCCTGCGCAAGGACTACGCCGCCGTCGCCGCCGCCGTCCGCGAGCTCGGCTGA
- a CDS encoding TIR-like protein FxsC, translated as MTDRGWDEDDTRPYFFLSYAHTPKAGARGAGDPNHWVRQLYRDLCEAVLQITTVPDGVPVGFMDESMHQGELWADRLSDELASCRVFVPLYSPRYFNSVPCGQEWHAFTRRPVYPANLDSERTSGIVPVLWAPMSRYRLPKVASELQFNHASFGPDYATEGLYALMKLSYFRSAYELAVHRLAARIVQVAEETVIPVGRRLEFNGLPSAFNVTAPTKQLRISVLAYHQGELPADRNPDYYGERRTDWHPYRPVGSPIAQHAVRLARQLGFQPTVHEFDDEAESIIEGTAEAPGLLLLDRWALRDPHRRELVRRFDRSDTTWVSVLEPWNADDPECEERAGEMGELSDEALRTTRRAGRPSFLGATGPTGLHTLEDFDDALPRAAMKAKYAFEGRARAEPEEPPPPRPSLRDAFRRPGGGTPAGHGDGHGDAPGNGNVHGNGNGNGNGNSHGNGSGHDDGTHHDPYREHDPYRDDGDDPDDGMAPLGGRGNR; from the coding sequence GTGACTGACCGGGGCTGGGACGAGGACGACACCCGGCCGTACTTCTTCCTCTCCTACGCGCACACCCCGAAAGCCGGTGCGCGGGGCGCCGGCGACCCCAACCACTGGGTCCGGCAGTTGTACCGGGACCTCTGCGAGGCGGTGCTGCAGATCACCACCGTCCCCGACGGGGTGCCGGTGGGCTTCATGGACGAGTCCATGCACCAGGGCGAGTTGTGGGCCGATCGGCTGTCCGATGAGCTGGCCTCCTGTCGGGTGTTCGTCCCGCTGTACTCCCCGCGGTACTTCAACAGCGTGCCGTGCGGCCAGGAGTGGCACGCCTTCACCCGCCGCCCGGTGTACCCGGCGAACCTCGACTCCGAGCGCACCAGCGGCATCGTCCCGGTGCTGTGGGCGCCGATGAGCCGCTACCGGCTGCCGAAGGTGGCCAGCGAACTCCAGTTCAACCACGCGAGTTTCGGGCCCGACTACGCCACCGAGGGCCTGTACGCGCTGATGAAGCTCAGCTACTTCCGTTCCGCGTACGAGCTGGCCGTGCACCGGCTGGCGGCGCGGATCGTGCAGGTCGCCGAGGAGACGGTGATCCCGGTCGGGCGGCGCCTGGAGTTCAACGGGCTCCCCAGCGCGTTCAACGTCACCGCCCCGACCAAGCAGCTGCGGATCTCCGTCCTCGCCTACCACCAGGGGGAGTTGCCCGCCGACCGCAACCCCGACTACTACGGCGAGCGGCGCACCGACTGGCACCCGTACCGGCCGGTCGGCTCGCCCATCGCGCAACACGCGGTCCGGCTGGCCCGGCAGTTGGGGTTCCAGCCGACCGTGCACGAGTTCGACGACGAGGCCGAGTCGATCATCGAGGGCACCGCCGAGGCCCCCGGCCTGCTGCTGCTCGACCGCTGGGCGCTGCGCGACCCGCACCGCCGCGAGCTGGTCCGGCGCTTCGACCGTTCGGACACCACCTGGGTCAGCGTCCTGGAGCCGTGGAACGCCGACGACCCGGAGTGCGAGGAACGCGCCGGTGAGATGGGGGAGTTGAGCGACGAAGCGCTGCGCACCACCCGGCGCGCGGGCCGTCCGAGCTTCCTCGGTGCGACCGGCCCGACCGGGCTGCACACCCTGGAGGACTTCGACGACGCACTGCCCCGGGCGGCGATGAAAGCCAAGTACGCCTTCGAGGGCCGCGCCAGGGCCGAGCCGGAGGAACCACCGCCGCCCCGGCCGAGCCTGCGGGACGCGTTCCGCCGCCCGGGCGGCGGAACGCCCGCGGGCCACGGCGACGGCCACGGCGACGCCCCTGGCAACGGCAACGTCCATGGCAACGGCAACGGCAACGGCAACGGCAACAGCCACGGCAACGGCAGCGGCCACGACGACGGCACCCACCACGACCCGTACCGCGAGCACGACCCGTACCGCGACGACGGCGATGACCCCGATGACGGGATGGCGCCCCTGGGAGGACGAGGAAACCGATGA
- the fxsT gene encoding FxSxx-COOH system tetratricopeptide repeat protein: MSENRTRNLRLGGLTAAELVAQREAERQAADQDRDGRIITFYSYKGGTGRTMALANTAWILAANGFRVLTVDWDLEAPGLAKFFHPFLDPASLAGTTGMMDLIAEYREEALRPVEHAEGWHLDFARVSPHAISLAWPHFPAGGSLDFLSAGQFNRDYSEAVTHLDWDIFYDRFDGGQFFDALKADMAKRYDYVLIDSRTGLSDIAEICTVQMPDDLVVCFTLSDQSIDGASRIAQHIHDRYRDRGIRILPVPMRIDEGEKEKADAGRALARVRFDGLPAGLGSEELAQYWGSVEIPYRPFYAYEEILATFGDQTGSPTSMLAACERLTSMITEGRVSGLPTVDEEVRLRYVDAFTRRRPSVPADLYLSYVPEDRMWADWIESVLTRAGFRVLPRDLSAGTDPREETERGIDSAYRTVAVLSPAYQRSPQARALWESVVSSDPSGTRRQLLPVRVGDVRLTAPFSNRNPVDLVGRDETQSIQSLLRALGRGDVALDDAPSGGPRFPGSKPSVWDVPPRNPSFTGRAAVLEQLRNQLRGGMAAVLPTPQTLYGLGGVGKTQVALEYAHRFMSDYDLVWWIDAEQTELVAPALAELARRLGLRVGDSVTEAAEAAREALRRGVPTPRWLLIFDNADEPAEIRRFFPGGSGHILVTSRNQAWTGHAEALEVDVFTRGESVEHLCRRARSLSRPDADRVAEAVGDLPLAVEVAAAWLDTTGTPVETYVAQLHAEAARALAVGRPADYPTPVAATWNVSIGRLRQQSPAAVRLLQLCAFFAPEPISMNLFYSDQMIRALVRFDADLSDKFMLGKVIQAIGRYALAKVDAGSNSFQVHRLVQAVIRAGMTADEQEIAVHEVHRILTGARPVLGDTDDPANWPAFDEIWPHLSPSKAHNCDEADTRQLLIDRVRYLWKRGELDRARDLGHALDAEWTSKLGEDDRQTLLLRFQLANVLRSQGNYAEALALDEATLERQRALLGEHHPYTLMTAGSLGADRRALGRFQAALDLDREILDQFRELFGDDNPRTLSMANNLAIDYRLVGDSEAARELDQETLDRRTAVLGPKHPYTLSTKSNLARDLRELGDYRGSVDLLQEVTSDLGDVLDPDLPENLRNAKSLAVSLRRIGQLAEARRITKETYERYLERYGADAPDALACALNLAADHSASGDKEAARDLCATVFEGHRRLFGDEHPFTLACANNLGIYLRGSGDVPGAIERGRLTVEGLTSSVGPEHPYTLNAMINLANAYGDDGQLALAEQLGRAAYQGLCARYSPQHPDAVACEANLAVTLRTANRHTQAAELRARAIAELIRQFGEEHPNTVSARGWKRINRDLEPQPV; encoded by the coding sequence ATGAGCGAGAACCGCACCAGGAACCTCCGCCTCGGCGGCCTCACCGCCGCCGAGCTGGTCGCCCAGCGGGAGGCCGAGCGGCAGGCCGCGGATCAGGACCGCGACGGCCGGATCATCACCTTCTACTCCTACAAGGGCGGCACCGGCCGCACCATGGCCCTCGCCAACACGGCCTGGATCCTGGCCGCCAACGGCTTCCGGGTGCTCACCGTGGACTGGGACCTGGAGGCGCCGGGCCTCGCCAAGTTCTTCCACCCCTTCCTCGACCCGGCCTCCCTGGCCGGCACCACCGGGATGATGGACCTGATCGCCGAGTACCGGGAGGAGGCGCTGCGCCCGGTCGAGCACGCCGAGGGCTGGCACCTGGACTTCGCCCGGGTGTCCCCGCACGCGATCTCGCTCGCCTGGCCGCACTTCCCGGCCGGCGGCAGCCTGGACTTCCTCTCCGCGGGCCAGTTCAACCGGGACTACTCCGAGGCCGTCACCCACCTCGACTGGGACATCTTCTACGACCGCTTCGACGGCGGGCAGTTCTTCGACGCCCTCAAGGCCGACATGGCCAAGCGCTACGACTACGTGCTGATCGACTCCCGCACCGGTCTGTCCGACATCGCCGAGATCTGCACCGTCCAGATGCCCGACGACCTGGTGGTCTGCTTCACCCTGAGCGACCAGTCCATCGACGGCGCCTCCCGGATCGCCCAGCACATCCACGACCGCTACCGCGACCGCGGCATCCGCATCCTGCCCGTCCCGATGCGCATCGACGAGGGCGAGAAGGAGAAGGCGGACGCCGGCCGCGCCCTGGCCCGGGTCCGCTTCGACGGCCTGCCCGCCGGCCTGGGCAGCGAGGAACTCGCCCAGTACTGGGGCTCGGTGGAGATCCCGTACCGGCCGTTCTACGCCTACGAGGAGATCCTGGCCACCTTCGGCGACCAGACCGGCAGCCCCACCTCGATGCTGGCCGCCTGCGAGCGGCTGACCTCGATGATCACCGAGGGCCGGGTCTCCGGCCTGCCGACGGTGGACGAGGAGGTACGGCTGCGCTACGTGGACGCGTTCACCCGACGCCGCCCGTCCGTCCCCGCCGACCTCTACCTCTCCTACGTCCCCGAGGACCGGATGTGGGCGGACTGGATAGAGTCCGTCCTCACCCGGGCCGGCTTCCGGGTGCTGCCCCGCGACCTCAGCGCCGGCACCGACCCGCGCGAGGAGACCGAGCGCGGCATCGATTCCGCCTACCGGACGGTCGCCGTGCTCTCGCCCGCCTACCAGCGCTCCCCGCAGGCCCGGGCGCTGTGGGAGTCGGTGGTCAGCTCCGACCCGTCCGGCACCCGGCGCCAGCTGTTGCCCGTCCGGGTCGGCGACGTGCGCCTCACCGCGCCGTTCAGCAACCGCAACCCGGTCGACCTGGTCGGCCGCGACGAGACCCAGTCGATCCAGAGCCTGTTGCGCGCGCTCGGCCGCGGCGACGTGGCGCTCGACGACGCGCCCAGCGGCGGGCCGCGCTTCCCCGGCAGCAAGCCCTCGGTGTGGGACGTCCCGCCGCGCAACCCCTCCTTCACCGGCCGCGCCGCCGTCCTGGAGCAGCTGCGCAACCAGCTGCGCGGCGGCATGGCGGCCGTCCTGCCGACCCCGCAGACCCTGTACGGGCTCGGCGGCGTCGGCAAGACCCAGGTGGCGCTGGAGTACGCCCACCGCTTCATGTCCGACTACGACCTGGTCTGGTGGATCGACGCCGAGCAGACCGAGCTGGTCGCCCCGGCGCTCGCCGAACTCGCCCGCCGGCTGGGCCTGCGGGTCGGCGACTCGGTGACCGAGGCCGCCGAGGCCGCCCGGGAGGCGCTGCGCCGCGGCGTGCCGACCCCGCGCTGGCTGCTGATCTTCGACAACGCCGACGAGCCCGCCGAGATCCGCCGCTTCTTCCCCGGCGGCTCGGGCCACATCCTGGTCACCTCCCGCAACCAGGCCTGGACCGGGCACGCGGAGGCGCTGGAGGTCGACGTCTTCACCCGAGGCGAGAGCGTCGAGCACCTGTGCCGGCGCGCCCGCAGCCTCTCCCGGCCGGACGCCGACCGGGTCGCCGAGGCGGTCGGTGACCTGCCGCTGGCCGTCGAGGTGGCTGCCGCCTGGCTGGACACCACCGGCACCCCGGTGGAGACCTACGTCGCCCAACTGCACGCCGAGGCGGCCCGCGCACTGGCCGTCGGCCGGCCGGCGGACTACCCGACCCCGGTCGCGGCGACCTGGAACGTCTCCATCGGACGGCTGCGCCAGCAGTCCCCGGCGGCGGTGCGGCTGCTGCAGCTGTGCGCGTTCTTCGCGCCCGAGCCGATCTCGATGAACCTCTTCTACAGCGACCAGATGATCCGGGCGCTGGTGCGGTTCGACGCCGACCTCAGCGACAAGTTCATGCTGGGCAAGGTGATCCAGGCGATCGGCCGGTACGCGCTGGCCAAGGTCGACGCCGGCAGCAACAGCTTCCAGGTGCACCGCCTCGTCCAGGCGGTGATCCGGGCCGGGATGACCGCCGACGAGCAGGAGATCGCCGTCCACGAGGTGCACCGCATCCTCACCGGCGCCCGGCCAGTCCTCGGCGACACCGACGACCCGGCCAACTGGCCCGCCTTCGACGAGATCTGGCCGCACCTGTCGCCGTCCAAGGCGCACAACTGCGACGAGGCCGACACCCGCCAGCTGCTCATCGACCGGGTCCGCTACCTGTGGAAGCGCGGCGAGCTCGACCGCGCCCGCGACCTCGGCCACGCGCTCGACGCGGAGTGGACCAGCAAGCTCGGCGAGGACGACCGGCAGACCCTGCTGCTGCGCTTCCAGCTCGCCAACGTGCTGCGCTCCCAGGGAAATTACGCCGAGGCGCTGGCCCTGGACGAGGCCACCCTGGAGCGCCAGCGGGCGCTGCTCGGCGAGCACCACCCGTACACCCTGATGACGGCCGGCTCGCTCGGCGCCGATCGCAGGGCGCTCGGCCGGTTCCAGGCCGCACTCGACCTGGACCGCGAAATCCTCGACCAGTTCCGTGAGTTGTTCGGCGACGACAACCCGCGCACGCTCTCCATGGCGAACAACCTGGCGATCGACTACCGGCTGGTCGGCGACAGCGAGGCCGCCCGCGAACTCGACCAGGAGACCCTCGACCGGCGCACCGCGGTGCTCGGCCCCAAGCACCCCTACACCCTGTCCACCAAGTCCAACCTGGCCCGCGACCTGCGCGAACTCGGCGACTACCGCGGCTCGGTGGACCTGCTCCAGGAGGTCACCTCCGACCTCGGCGACGTGCTCGACCCCGACCTGCCGGAGAACCTGCGCAACGCCAAGTCGCTGGCCGTCTCGCTGCGCCGGATCGGCCAGCTCGCCGAGGCCCGCCGGATCACCAAGGAGACCTACGAGCGCTACCTGGAGCGCTACGGCGCCGACGCCCCCGACGCGCTCGCCTGCGCGCTCAACCTGGCCGCCGACCACAGCGCCTCCGGCGACAAGGAGGCCGCCCGCGACCTCTGTGCCACCGTCTTCGAGGGCCACCGGCGGCTGTTCGGCGACGAGCACCCGTTCACCCTGGCCTGCGCCAACAACCTCGGCATCTACCTGCGCGGCAGCGGCGACGTCCCGGGCGCCATCGAGCGCGGCCGGCTCACCGTCGAGGGGCTGACCAGCTCGGTCGGCCCGGAGCACCCGTACACCCTCAACGCGATGATCAACCTGGCCAACGCCTACGGGGACGACGGGCAGCTTGCCCTCGCCGAACAGCTCGGCCGGGCCGCCTACCAGGGCCTGTGCGCGCGCTACTCGCCGCAGCACCCGGACGCGGTCGCCTGCGAGGCCAACCTGGCGGTCACCCTGCGGACGGCCAACCGGCACACCCAGGCCGCCGAACTGCGCGCGCGGGCCATCGCCGAGCTGATCCGGCAGTTCGGCGAGGAACACCCCAACACGGTCTCGGCGCGCGGCTGGAAGCGGATCAACCGCGACCTGGAGCCGCAGCCGGTGTGA